A region from the bacterium genome encodes:
- a CDS encoding tail fiber domain-containing protein yields MTRRAIAGILLVCAAALTAYAAVPASITVQGKLTDLSGNPLLAGSKDFTFKIFDAPTLGNEIWPNGAGENQTLTSDAAGLWIGLVGAVVPLTNAVFSDTIRWLEITVNGTTLPRVRLVTGPYAHRVATVDGASGGAIIGALSVGSNNAATGFATFVAGQGNTASGHYSAVDGGLENAAIATHSVVGGGWKDTASGWASVVDGGEFNRAYGLWSTVGGGGSNQAIDQGTTIAGGGSSVARGLNATIGGGANNLTDAPFATLSGGEINAARGTHATIGGGRGNLTYGQFSTIAGGGGSLPHDSNSARGDYSVVVAGRRNHASGFESTIGGGTTNRAAGSGSTIPGGSCNSAVGANSFAAGVGAKSNHPGSFVWNSSNSCADSFVSTAANQFLVRAGGGVGINTTSPNRALTVNGDMGVSGPVGIGTTNPNKTLTVDGDMEIGVASGDYHHMRIGGGNSSGFLYGSYARYGDGIHMGYNYHANAAGNPVVIAPGGGTSRLSLGYGWMAGYIGGTGAEPTTRSFYVEPNGSFRVDEALLVDGLGNFYNGMYIWNGLSLQSGNMLLYGDIWRGGCYANFTCHSDLRLKKNLEPLTDPIGNIQRLRGVRFDWRREEFPDREFPEDNQIGLIAQEVLQVAPTAVTRHTDGYMSVDYAKLVPLLIEGMKEQQKRIEKLEETIRRMQP; encoded by the coding sequence ATGACCCGACGTGCCATTGCGGGGATTTTGCTGGTATGCGCCGCTGCCCTCACGGCGTACGCCGCCGTCCCTGCCAGCATCACCGTGCAGGGGAAACTGACCGATCTGTCCGGCAATCCGCTGCTGGCCGGATCGAAGGACTTCACCTTCAAGATTTTCGATGCCCCCACGCTCGGCAACGAAATCTGGCCCAACGGGGCCGGGGAGAATCAGACGCTGACCAGCGACGCCGCCGGCCTCTGGATCGGTCTGGTCGGCGCCGTTGTGCCGCTGACGAACGCGGTCTTCAGCGACACCATCCGCTGGCTGGAGATCACGGTCAATGGCACGACATTGCCGCGTGTACGTCTGGTGACCGGCCCCTATGCGCATCGCGTCGCGACCGTCGATGGCGCCTCCGGCGGCGCAATCATCGGTGCGCTGTCTGTCGGTTCGAACAATGCCGCCACCGGTTTCGCGACTTTTGTCGCCGGACAAGGAAACACCGCCAGCGGCCATTACTCTGCTGTTGACGGGGGCCTCGAGAATGCGGCCATCGCGACTCACTCCGTCGTCGGTGGGGGCTGGAAGGACACCGCCTCCGGCTGGGCGTCCGTCGTGGATGGCGGAGAGTTCAATCGCGCCTACGGTCTCTGGTCGACGGTGGGAGGGGGAGGCAGTAACCAGGCCATTGATCAGGGCACGACGATCGCAGGCGGCGGCAGCAGTGTCGCGCGGGGGCTTAACGCCACGATCGGCGGAGGCGCGAACAACCTGACGGATGCGCCGTTTGCAACGCTGTCCGGCGGCGAGATCAATGCCGCGCGCGGCACTCACGCGACAATCGGGGGCGGCAGGGGAAACTTGACGTACGGGCAGTTTTCCACCATCGCCGGGGGCGGGGGCAGCCTCCCGCACGACTCCAACTCCGCGCGCGGCGATTACTCCGTCGTCGTCGCCGGACGTCGAAACCACGCATCGGGTTTTGAATCAACCATAGGAGGCGGCACAACCAACCGGGCCGCGGGCTCGGGCTCCACCATTCCCGGCGGCAGCTGCAACAGCGCCGTTGGCGCAAACAGCTTTGCCGCGGGTGTCGGCGCAAAGTCGAATCACCCCGGCAGTTTCGTGTGGAATAGCTCGAATAGTTGCGCCGACAGCTTCGTTTCCACGGCCGCGAATCAGTTCCTCGTTCGCGCAGGCGGCGGTGTCGGTATCAACACCACAAGCCCGAATCGCGCCTTGACCGTCAACGGGGACATGGGAGTCAGCGGACCGGTCGGCATCGGGACGACCAACCCCAACAAGACACTCACCGTCGATGGCGACATGGAAATCGGTGTGGCATCCGGCGATTATCATCACATGCGCATCGGCGGCGGCAATTCATCCGGTTTCCTCTATGGCAGCTATGCGCGTTATGGTGACGGCATTCACATGGGCTACAACTACCACGCCAACGCGGCGGGAAATCCTGTCGTGATCGCGCCAGGAGGAGGGACAAGCCGCCTGTCGCTCGGGTACGGATGGATGGCCGGGTACATTGGTGGGACAGGCGCTGAGCCGACAACCCGATCCTTCTATGTCGAACCCAACGGCAGCTTCAGAGTGGACGAGGCGCTGCTTGTCGATGGTCTCGGCAATTTCTACAACGGCATGTATATCTGGAACGGCCTGAGTCTGCAAAGTGGCAACATGCTACTCTACGGAGACATCTGGAGGGGCGGTTGTTACGCGAACTTCACGTGTCACTCTGACCTGCGCCTGAAGAAGAACTTGGAACCTCTCACCGACCCCATCGGCAACATTCAGCGATTGCGTGGTGTGCGATTCGACTGGCGACGTGAGGAATTTCCCGATCGCGAATTCCCGGAAGACAATCAGATCGGGCTGATTGCGCAGGAAGTTCTTCAGGTTGCTCCGACGGCGGTCACCAGGCACACGGACGGCTACATGAGTGTCGACTACGCCAAACTTGTGCCGCTCCTCATCGAGGGCATGAAGGAACAGCAGAAACGGATCGAGAAACTGGAGGAGACCATTCGGCGAATGCAGCCTTAG
- a CDS encoding tail fiber domain-containing protein, with amino-acid sequence MTRRAIAGILLVCAAALTAYAAVPTSITVQGKLTDLSGNPLPAGAKNFTFKIFSAAVGGGQFWPDAGGENQVITTATDGTWIGLVGAVIPILPDAFADTSRWLEITVDGTTLPRVRLVTGPYAYRVGTVDGASGGTIKSKVAIGEGHFNVGFHTFVAGFDNNVDGDFSSVTGGQSNSATGQFSHISGGQNDTAFGDYSAIVGGQNNLTVGSGAFVGGGVGNRSTAEGAVIAGGASNRASGVYSFVGGGGGALPDSNTASGSWSSVVGGSHNVASGLTAFVGGGSGNIAKSGSAAIVGGQNNRADTGNTFIGGGRDNHVDQVDAIIGGGWMNEALGNTSAILGGRSNVASGAGSAIVGGATNRARGAFSFVGGGGGTTAADSNLALGDLSTVAGGRANLATGSYSFIGGGQSNVATQLEATIGGGNGNRAAGTAATVAGGRADTALGNFSTIGGGIRNWCFGQSTTIGGGSENRTDADYATIGGGLRNFAAFAGTVGGGQSNLATATNGATIAGGTSNTADGSFSTIGGGYNNYTYGTSATVSGGGGSADADSNVARGLGATIPGGRRNRANGSFSFAAGRRAHALHHGTFVWADSTEADFASTAQDQFLIRAAGGVGIGTNAPEGPWHVQKGSAGAVTANSNSIAVFETSSSNGWISILGTDNAERGLLFTEPSNAVAGAIVFDQGGGGNDIGFRTGGNVTNMTLDASGNLTVSGCVDGNNTACASDERFKTNIATVDDALAIVGRLRGVRYQWRANEFPERHFEPGAQYGVIAQEVREVLPELIRTREDGYLSVEYNGLIPLLIEGMKEQQRQIDELKTALRALTP; translated from the coding sequence ATGACCCGACGTGCCATTGCGGGGATTTTGCTGGTATGCGCCGCTGCCCTCACGGCGTACGCCGCCGTGCCCACCAGCATCACCGTGCAGGGGAAACTCACCGATCTGTCCGGCAATCCGCTGCCGGCCGGCGCCAAGAACTTCACGTTCAAGATCTTCAGCGCCGCCGTTGGCGGCGGCCAATTCTGGCCCGATGCCGGCGGCGAGAATCAGGTCATCACCACCGCCACCGACGGCACCTGGATTGGACTTGTCGGCGCCGTGATTCCGATCCTGCCCGATGCCTTCGCCGACACATCGCGCTGGCTGGAGATCACCGTCGATGGCACCACGCTGCCGCGCGTCCGCCTTGTGACGGGCCCCTACGCGTACCGTGTCGGCACCGTCGACGGCGCCAGTGGTGGCACGATCAAAAGTAAAGTGGCAATCGGCGAAGGACACTTCAACGTCGGCTTCCACACATTCGTCGCCGGATTCGACAACAACGTCGATGGCGATTTCTCAAGCGTGACCGGAGGACAAAGCAACTCGGCAACCGGCCAGTTTTCGCACATCAGCGGCGGCCAGAATGACACCGCCTTTGGGGATTACTCGGCCATCGTGGGTGGCCAGAATAACCTGACCGTTGGGTCGGGGGCGTTCGTTGGCGGCGGCGTCGGGAACCGCAGCACCGCGGAGGGCGCCGTGATCGCCGGAGGCGCCTCCAACCGCGCGTCCGGAGTCTATTCTTTTGTCGGCGGCGGCGGGGGGGCGTTGCCGGATTCCAATACCGCCTCAGGCTCCTGGTCGAGTGTGGTCGGTGGCAGCCATAACGTCGCCAGCGGCCTGACCGCCTTTGTCGGGGGCGGTTCCGGCAATATCGCCAAGTCCGGGAGTGCCGCCATCGTCGGCGGACAGAATAACCGCGCCGACACCGGCAACACCTTCATCGGTGGCGGACGTGACAATCACGTCGATCAGGTGGATGCCATCATCGGGGGCGGCTGGATGAACGAGGCACTGGGCAACACATCCGCGATACTCGGCGGGCGGAGCAATGTGGCCTCCGGCGCCGGCAGCGCCATCGTCGGCGGCGCCACCAACCGCGCTCGCGGGGCATTCTCTTTCGTCGGAGGTGGCGGCGGAACCACCGCTGCCGATTCCAATCTCGCGTTGGGAGATCTGTCCACAGTCGCCGGCGGACGCGCCAATCTCGCGACCGGATCGTACAGCTTCATTGGTGGCGGACAGAGTAACGTGGCCACCCAACTGGAAGCAACCATCGGCGGGGGCAACGGCAACCGTGCCGCCGGCACCGCAGCCACCGTGGCCGGGGGGCGGGCCGACACCGCCCTCGGGAATTTCTCCACCATCGGCGGCGGCATCCGCAACTGGTGCTTCGGCCAGTCCACAACGATCGGCGGCGGGTCCGAAAACCGCACCGACGCTGATTATGCGACCATCGGCGGCGGCTTACGCAATTTCGCGGCGTTCGCCGGCACCGTCGGCGGCGGTCAATCCAACCTTGCCACCGCCACCAACGGCGCCACCATTGCCGGTGGCACCAGCAATACGGCCGACGGCTCCTTCTCGACGATCGGCGGTGGATACAACAACTATACCTATGGCACTTCCGCCACTGTCTCCGGCGGCGGCGGTAGCGCCGATGCCGACTCCAACGTCGCGCGCGGTCTGGGCGCCACCATTCCCGGTGGACGCCGCAACCGTGCCAACGGCAGCTTCTCCTTTGCCGCCGGACGACGCGCCCATGCCTTGCACCACGGCACATTTGTCTGGGCCGATTCCACCGAAGCCGATTTCGCCTCGACCGCGCAGGACCAGTTCCTCATCCGCGCCGCCGGCGGTGTCGGTATCGGCACCAACGCGCCGGAAGGTCCCTGGCATGTGCAGAAGGGAAGCGCGGGCGCGGTCACCGCCAACAGCAATTCGATCGCCGTCTTTGAAACGAGTTCCTCCAATGGTTGGATTTCCATCCTCGGCACGGACAACGCGGAGCGTGGATTGCTGTTCACAGAGCCGTCGAACGCGGTGGCCGGGGCCATCGTCTTCGACCAGGGCGGCGGCGGCAATGACATCGGATTCCGTACCGGCGGCAACGTCACCAACATGACGCTCGATGCCTCCGGAAACCTGACGGTCAGCGGCTGCGTCGATGGCAACAACACCGCCTGCGCCTCCGACGAGCGATTCAAGACCAATATCGCGACGGTCGATGACGCCCTTGCGATTGTGGGGCGGTTGCGGGGAGTCCGCTACCAGTGGCGCGCGAACGAATTCCCTGAGCGGCACTTCGAGCCCGGTGCCCAATACGGCGTCATTGCCCAGGAAGTGCGCGAGGTTCTGCCCGAGCTCATCCGCACGCGCGAGGATGGGTATCTCTCGGTGGAGTACAATGGGCTGATCCCGCTGCTGATCGAAGGCATGAAAGAGCAGCAACGCCAGATCGACGAGCTGAAGACGGCGTTGCGCGCCCTCACACCGTAG